The nucleotide sequence AGCGTTTTCGAACGTGAAATGGGGGTTCTCAGCGCTTTCGGTCGTGGGATCGGCCCTATCTCACGACCGAAAGTGCGCGTGGCGCGGGATCGGGGTCAGCCGAGCCGGCCGGCCTCCGAGGCCTCGAACTGCTCCTCGTCCTCGGGCACCGGCTCGGTGCCGCGGGCGCGGGCGATCGCCGTCATGAGGTGGTACACCACCAGGGCGGCGACCGTGCCGAGCGTGATGCCACCGAACACGAGCCCGCCCACCACGAGCTGGGGGTCGGCGATCGCGATGATCAGCCCCGCACCCGCCGCCATGAGGTTCACGGTGTTGGAGAAGTCCACACGGTTCTGCACCCAGATGCGCACGCCCATCATGCCGATCATCCCGTAGAGGATGATGCCCGCGCCGCCGGCCACCCCGGCCGGGATGGTGGCGACGGCGGCCCCGAACTTCGGCAGGAACGCGAGGGCGATCGCGGTGAGGCCGGCTACCCAGTACGCCGCTGTCGAGTAGACCCGCGAGCTGGCCATCACGCCGATGTTCTCCGCATACGTGGTGGTGCCGACGCCGCCGCCCGCGCCGGAGAGCATGGTGGACAGGCCGTCCGCGATCAGGGCACGGCCGGTGAGCGGGTCCAGGTCGCGCTTGGTCATCAGCCCGACGGTCCTGACATGGCCGATGTTCTCCGCGACCAGCACGAGCACCACGGGCAGGAACAGGGGCAGCAGGTCCCAGCGAAGCTCCGGGCCGTGGAAGGGCGGCAGCCCGATCCAGGCGGCCTCCCGGACGGCGGCGAAGTCCACCTGGCCCTGCGCGAGGGCCAGCACGTAGCCCACCACGATGCCCACGAGGATGGACAGGCGGCCCAGGAGCCCCCGGAACGCCACCGCCGTGAGCACCACCGCCAGGGCCGTGCCGAACGTGGTGACGGGCACCTCCTGCATGGCCGTCGTCGTGGCGCCGGCGAGGTTGAGGCCGATCAGGGCCACGATCGTGCCCATCACCGCCGGTGGCATGAGCGCGTGGATCCAGCCGGTGCCGGCGCGGTGCACGATCACGCCGATCACCGTGAGCAGCAGGCCCGTCACGAGGATGCCGCCGAGCGCGGCCCCCGTGCCGCCGATCGTGGTGGCTGCAGTCAGCGGTGCGATGAACGCGAACGAGCTGCCCAGGTACGAGGGCAGACGATTGCCCGTGATGACCAGGAAGAGCAGGGTGCCGAGGCCGGAGAAGAGCAGCGCCGTCGTCGCGGGCATGCCGGTCAGGGCGGGCACGAGCACGGTGGCGCCGAACATGGCCATCACGTGCTGCACGCCGATGCCCACGGTCCGCGGCCAGCTCAGCCGCTCGTCCGGGGCGACGACGGTGCCCGGGGTGATGGTGCGGCCGTCGCCGTGGAGGCGCCAGCCGGGGCCGCGTGAGGGCCGGGTGGGGGTGGGGGACATGGCCGCCTGCCGAGGGGTCGGGGATGGGGGGTGTCGGGCGTTTCTCGGGGGCCTGGAAGCCTGCGCACAGCCCCGGTTCCGCGCCGGTGATTAGGGTACCGTGGGGCGTGTGGCTCAGTACTGTGGTGTGATCGGAGAGGCGCTCGTCGACGTCGTGGTCTCGGACACCGCGACCCCCCGCGTGCACGTCGGTGGCAGCCCCCTGAACGTGGCCGTGGGCCTGAGCCGACTGGAGCGGCCCGTCCTGTTCGCCGGCCGCCTCGGCCGCGATGCGCACGGGGACATGATCGCCTCGCACCTACGGGAGAACGGCGTGCGCTGCCTGCTCGAGCCGGATGCCGCCGCCACCTCCGTGGCCACCGCCCGCCTGGATCCCACGGGCGCCGCCAGCTACGAGTTCGAGCTGGACTGGACGCTGCCGCCCGCCGCCGCGCTCGCCCGGGACTTCGACGACGCCGCCGGCGGCCCGCTGCACCACATGCATGCCGGCTCCATCGCCACCATG is from Micrococcus luteus NCTC 2665 and encodes:
- a CDS encoding uracil-xanthine permease family protein codes for the protein MSPTPTRPSRGPGWRLHGDGRTITPGTVVAPDERLSWPRTVGIGVQHVMAMFGATVLVPALTGMPATTALLFSGLGTLLFLVITGNRLPSYLGSSFAFIAPLTAATTIGGTGAALGGILVTGLLLTVIGVIVHRAGTGWIHALMPPAVMGTIVALIGLNLAGATTTAMQEVPVTTFGTALAVVLTAVAFRGLLGRLSILVGIVVGYVLALAQGQVDFAAVREAAWIGLPPFHGPELRWDLLPLFLPVVLVLVAENIGHVRTVGLMTKRDLDPLTGRALIADGLSTMLSGAGGGVGTTTYAENIGVMASSRVYSTAAYWVAGLTAIALAFLPKFGAAVATIPAGVAGGAGIILYGMIGMMGVRIWVQNRVDFSNTVNLMAAGAGLIIAIADPQLVVGGLVFGGITLGTVAALVVYHLMTAIARARGTEPVPEDEEQFEASEAGRLG